In the Daphnia pulicaria isolate SC F1-1A chromosome 2, SC_F0-13Bv2, whole genome shotgun sequence genome, one interval contains:
- the LOC124326088 gene encoding sodium- and chloride-dependent GABA transporter 1-like, which translates to MSKNELAGCVNESFQMNEVIISDHQQVTNELPTEDSTAEKNISKPIKDSVAPDEKDKKVFPAVAIRNNLQLFVENIVKNKKVSCGHGKTSEVDVASKESKDAQCERGGWKNEWDFLFSCISVSVGLGNIWRFPYLCFKNGGGTFLVTYFVAMVVCGIPIFYQEVAIGQYLGVGGMTLIAELAPIMKGVGYATMTVTFLVNIYYSVIVAWTLFYFIASFAALPGLPWQSCGNSWNTIDCFQPTSNASVLHNGSVSAVEEFWSRRVLAITDGIENPGGMRWELFGVLILSWVMIYFIIWKGINQSGYIIWFTALFPYVILSVLVVRAVTLDGAGDGLLYYITPNFDLLLTSGPWIDGATQIFFSYSIGTGALPALGSYNKFKHNCYRDAIITCVVNTLTCLIAGVVTFSILGNIASATDSSIESVVSSGPGLVFITYPEVVLRLPGAPFWAIIFFMMLVILGIDSEFCVVEAFVTGIVDNWPNQLRKCRRLFVVATIIVIFLLSLPMITEGGVYLFQIMDYYSASGMSMLFLVFFQTISINWIFGGNKFCDAVEQMLGQKPSRFLYICWVFLAPAVMLGIFVFSIVQYTPVTYGLGYQYPTWAEALGICISLSSMLWIPLYAAYYIYITPGTLREVLTKGVTPIFKIRSELSSPVIQQTIADVQGSQPDSSLVTVSSDLHGMNHRESAVVMVSFDIDNSKMEINE; encoded by the exons ATGTCGAAGAATGAGTTAGCGGGGTGTGTGAACGAATCTTTTCAAATGAACGAAGTGATTATTAGCGATCACCAACAAGTCACAAATGAATTGCCAACTGAAGATTCGACTGCCGAGAAGAACATTTCAAAGCCGATCAAAGACTCTGTTGCCCCCGACGAAAAGGACAAGAAAGTGTTTCCAGCTGTCGCCATCAGAAATAATCTCCAGTTATTCGTCGAGAATAttgtcaaaaacaaaaaggtttcGTGTGGTCACGGAAAAACAAGTGAAGTTGACGTGGCCAGCAAAGAGTCCAAAGACGCTCAATGCGAAAGGGGCGGATGGAAAAACGAATGGGACTTCCTGTTTTCTTGCATCAGCGTGTCGGTGGGATTGGGAAACATTTGGCGCTTTCCTTATCTGTGCTTCAAAAATGGAGGCG GTACATTTTTGGTCACCTACTTTGTCGCCATG GTAGTTTGTGGAATACCTATTTTCTACCAGGAAGTTGCGATTGGACAATATCTGGGAGTCGGAGGAATGACACTAATAGCTGAACTAGCACCTATTATGAAAG GTGTTGGATACGCGACAATG aCGGTCACCTTTTTAGTCAACATTTATTACTCCGTCATCGTGGCGTGGACCTTGTTCTATTTCATAGCTTCCTTTGCCGCTCTTCCAGGACTACCATGGCAATCTTGTG GAAATTCGTGGAACACAATCGACTGTTTCCAGCCAACGTCAAACGCAAGTGTTTTGCACAACGGTTCCGTTTCAGCAGTTGAGGAATTTTGGAG TCGGCGTGTGCTGGCAATCACCGACGGCATAGAAAATCCTGGAGGGATGCGATGGGAGCTATTTGGAGTGCTCATTCTAAGTTGGGTAATGATCTACTTCATTATATGGAAAGGAATTAACCAAAGTGGTTAC ATCATCTGGTTTACGGCCTTATTCCCTTACGTCATCCTGTCCGTGCTTGTCGTAAGAGCTGTCACTTTAGATGGAGCCGGTGATGGACTTCTCTACTACATCACGCCGAATTTTGATCTCCTCCTAACATCGGGGCCTTGGATTGATGGCGCTAcgcaaatatttttcagctaCAGCATCGGAACAGGAGCTCTACCTGCCTTGGGCTCTTATAATAAATTCAAGCACAACTGTTATAG aGACGCCATTATTACATGTGTGGTCAATACCTTAACGTGTTTAATAGCCGGAGTGGTTACG TTTTCAATATTGGGCAACATTGCTTCTGCTACCGACTCGTCAATCGAGTCTGTCGTTTCGTCTGGTCCTGGTCTTGTTTTCATTACCTATCCGGAAGTCGTTTTGCGACTTCCCGGAGCACCATTCTGGGCCATCATTTTCTTTATGATGCTTGTA ATTCTAGGAATCGACAGTGAATTTTGTGTGGTCGAGGCCTTCGTTACCGGAATCGTTGACAACTGGCCCAATCAACTGAGGAAGTGCAGGAGGCTGTTTGTAGTTGCTACTATAATTGTCatatttcttctctctttaccAATGATAACTGAG GGAGGGGTGTACTTGTTTCAAATTATGGACTATTATTCAGCCAGTGGGATGTCAATGCTTTTTCTAGtgttttttcaaacaatttccATCAACTGGATATTTGGTGGCAATAAATTTTGCGATGCCGTCGAGCAAATGCTCGGACAGAAACCATCTCGATTTTTGTACATTTGCTGGGTCTTCCTGGCTCCCGCCGTCATGCTG GGCATCTTCGTGTTTTCCATCgttcagtacacgccagtgaccTACGGTCTGGGTTACCAGTATCCAACGTGGGCGGAAGCATTAGGTATTTGCATATCTCTGTCGTCGATGCTCTGGATACCGCTCTATGCAGCTTACTACATCTACATCACACCGGGCACTTTGCGGGAG GTTTTAACCAAAGGAGTTACaccgatttttaaaataaggagTGAATTATCATCGCCAGTAATTCAACAGACTATTGCGGATGTCCAAGGGTCCCAGCCGGACTCGTCATTAGTGACAGTCAGCAGTGATTTGCATGGCATGAATCATCGTGAATCAGCTGTGGTGATGGTCAGTTTCGATATTGACAACagtaaaatggaaattaacgaGTAA
- the LOC124326062 gene encoding transcriptional regulator ATRX homolog — protein MSNTGSDPATGSGQQPQTYKRKIRLINECRTGSISSVTENVGPVAKKKFTPTIPPTRAKETVDSKLLTERRPVQPYRGVPQRQHRGRGGHLRNDMRWQAQQGFQPPPEYKPPAPWQQPNILIQTEGSLFGQGVADTGKVKRVTRSNQSKIQAGFDPVMFALNAVDQYEDIQNNNMVNPVVVNSKSTLSTVVKTSEEPHHQMDRFVLLRGSQIKNEDQVVVNQQMFEKLKYHQIEGIKFMWNACFTTNSSAGCVLAHCMGLGKSLQVVTLSHTVLTNAICEVNRVMVVCPLSTVFNWENEFKIWLPGETFVTLNVCELASSKINKAREAKITRWLHFGGVLIIGYEMFRTLTKQKKKRSEQDELFWRALVDPGPDLLVCDEGHLLKNEDSDIYKAMNQISTRRRIMLTGTPLQNNLFEFFTMVQFVHPGQLGTKTEFGKNFVKVLEKGQTVDSTQSDVRAMKRRALILHKLLENTVQRFDSNVLAPFLPPKLEYVVSVRMSELQIKLYLHYLENFTKGGAIQPSGSKVESAGLFSDYQQLSRVWTHPKALLLAFCRRDAKNRPDSKTRKNAKNEEEDISWTKEPDLEDDGCIQDSEDPASSSPWWSDLISDDEINNIKHSGKMLLLMDILRHCEVIGDKLLVFSQSLTSLDLIEEFLAIEEFKNQSRSADKTTEFSGTWSINTDYFRLDGSTSSEQRLKWCSAFNDPKNPRARLFLISTRAGGIGINLIGANRAIIFDASWNPSQDLQSVFRVYRLGQKKPCYVYRFVAQGTMEEKVYYRQVAKLSLSRRIVDEEQMDRYFASNDLTDLYSFDVDGQLRLPDSVLGHENSLHPNDELLSDLAVRMKEWIGAYREHDSLLQNRPEEYIETAEREAIWKIFQETKVPVSSQEVPN, from the exons atgagtaaCACAGGTTCGGATCCTGCAACCGGAAGTGGTCAGCAACCACAGACTTATAAG AGGAAAATTAGGCTGATAAATGAGTGTAGGACAGGGTCTATTTCATCAGTTACTGAAAATGTTGGTCCAGttgcaaagaagaaatttaccCCAACAATTCCACCGACCCGTGCAAAGGAAACAGTAGATTCTAAGTTGCTGACAGAAAGAAGACCAGTTCAGCCATACAGGGGAGTTCCGCAAAGGCAACACCGTGGAAGAGGAGGTCATTTAAGAAATGATATGAGATGGCAGGCCCAACAAGGATTTCAGCCTCCGCCTGAGTACAAGCCTCCAGCACCATGGCAGCAACCTAACATACTAATTCAG ACAGAAGGATCTTTGTTTGGTCAGGGAGTAGCTGATACAGGAAAAGTAAAGCGTGTTACAAGATCGAATCAATCTAAA ATCCAGGCAGGCTTTGATCCTGTTATGTTTGCATTGAATGCTGTTGATCAATATGAAGATatacaaaataataacatggTAAATCCAGTTGTGGTTAATTCAAAGTCAACATTATCAACTGTTGTGAAAACAAGTGAAGAACCACACCATCAA ATGGATCGGTTTGTGTTGTTGAGAGGCagccaaattaaaaatgaagatcAGGTGGTTGTAAATCAACAAATGTTTGAAAAGCTTAAGTACCATCAAATAGAAGGTATAAAGTTTATGTGGAATGCCTGCTTTACAACCAATTCCAGTGCTGGCTGTGTCCTTGCACATTGTATGGGTTTGGGCAAAAGCCTGCAGGTAGTGACACTGTCTCATACTGTGCTAACGAACGCCATATGTGAG gTGAATCGTGTGATGGTGGTTTGTCCACTTAGCACGGTCTTCAATTGGGAAAACGAGTTCAAAATTTGGCTTCCTGGAGAAACATTTGTAACCTTGAATGTATGCGAGTTAGCTAGCAGTAAAATCAACAAGGCAAGGGAGGCAAAGATTACCAGATGGCTCCATTTCGGGGGAGTTTTAATTATTGGATATGAAATGTTTCGGACACTaaccaaacagaaaaagaagcgcTCGGAGCAGGACGAATTATTCTGGCGAGCTTTAGTTGATCCTGGACCAGATCTTCTCGTTTGTG ATGAAGGACATTTGCTCAAGAATGAGGATTCTGATATTTACAAAGCTATGAATCAGATTTCTACTCGACGACGAATCATGTTAACTGGCACACCTCTTCAAAATAATCTGTTTGAATTCTTTACAATGGTTCAATTCGTCCATCCTGGTCAACTGGGCACGAAAACGGAATTTGGTAAAAACTTTGTAAAAGTGTTGGAAAAAGGACAAACTGTCGACTCCACACAGTCAGATGTTCGAGCCATGAAACGGCGAGCTCTTATTCTTCATAAACTGCTTGAaa ATACTGTTCAGCGTTTTGACAGCAACGTCCTTGCACCATTTTTACCACCTAAATTAGAATATGTGGTTTCTGTGAGGATGTCAGAACTCCAAATCAAACTGTATCTTCATTATTTGGAAAACTTCACCAAGGGAGGTGCTATTCAACCCTCCGGAAGTAAAGTGGAGAGTGCAGGACTGTTCAGCGACTATCAACAGCTTTCTCGAGTGTGGACTCATCCCAAGGCTTTACTGTTGGCTTTCTGTCGTCGTGATGCAAAGAATAGACCTGACTCGAAAACGAGAAAGAATgcgaaaaacgaagaagaagatatcaGTTGGACGAAGGAGCCAGACTTAG aaGACGACGGGTGCATACAAGATTCAGAGGACCCGGCGTCAAGCAGTCCTTGGTGGTCCGATCTGATTTCTGATGACGAGATCAATAACATCAAGCATAGTGGGAAAATGCTTCTGTTGATGGATATTCTTAGGCATTGCGAGGTGATTGGTGACAAATTACTGGTTTTTAGCCAGTCACTCACTAGTCTTGACCTAATTGAAGAATTCCTCGCCATCGAAGAATTTAAGAATCAAAGTAGGAGCGCCGATAAAACTACTGAG ttctctGGGACATGGAGCATCAACACAGACTATTTTCGTCTGGATGGTTCAACATCTTCAGAACAGCGTCTGAAATGGTGCAGTGCATTTAACGATCCTAAAAATCCCCGGGCTCGCTTGTTTCTCATCTCCACTAGAGCTGGGGGTATAGGCATTAATTTGATAGGTGCCAATCGTGCAATTATCTTTGATGCATCGTGGAATCCTTCGCAAGATCTACAAAGTGTCTTCCGTGTTTACAG GTTAGGACAAAAGAAGCCGTGTTACGTGTATCGCTTTGTAGCTCAGGGGACTATGGAGGAAAAAGTCTACTATCGTCAA GTCGCCAAGCTTTCATTGTCACGCCGTATTGTTGACGAAGAGCAAATGGATCGTTACTTTGCTTCTAACGATCTGACTGACCTGTACAGTTTTGATGTCGATGGCCAACTACGTTTACCGGACTCTGTTCTTGGGCACGAAAACTCTTTGCATCCTAACGATGAATTGTTGAGTGACCTCGCAGTACGCATGAAAGAATGGATAGGTGCGTATCGGGAACACGATTCCTTGCTTCAAAACCGGCCCGAAGAATATATTGAAACTGCCGAACGAGAAGCTATATGGAAGATATTCCAAGAAACAAAAGTTCCTGTTTCCAGCCAAGAAGTCCCAAATTAA
- the LOC124326231 gene encoding salivary glue protein Sgs-3-like isoform X1 — MSRSVNLLLVLIVTLSAVQSYVVRENGDAKMFRENRALTTTVTITAATASTTTISTKLTCAILVAPVATTACRRKRQYWGIPLFYAFSQNEMHQFDLFNPTQVLGVQPSVMPEYRTPVSYADPSESSQYHSAYGIQSSMEGTDGIPVPTMFRIADPFFYAPLSSLVSSLVSNYVSPPVTNTELAYTYTTTVTQSVFTATASYQLTSIPCLPVQMNVCPAAPIPAVGVSDPLLAAPAPVLASPVAAPPVLAAAPAASTVDSTTVDSTTAAATTAAATTAAATTAAATTAAATTAAATTAAATTAAATTAAATTAAATTAAATTAAATTAAATTAAATTAAATTAAATTAAATTAAATTAATTTAAPTTPAPTTPTPTTAAPTTAAPTTATPATAEPTTAAPTTAEPSTSAPTTAAPITAP, encoded by the exons ATGAGCCGCTCAGTCAACTTGTTGCTTGTGTTGATCGTCACCCTGTCGGCCGTCCAATCTTACGTCGTCCGTGAAAATGGTGACGCCAAAATGTTTCGCGAAAATCGAGCACTCACCACAACCGTCACCATCACAGCTGCCACTGCTTCGACTACGACGATTTC aACGAAACTCACCTGCGCCATCCTAGTTGCACCTGTGGCTACCACCGCCTGCCGTCGCAAAAGGCAATACTGGGGTATCCCGTTATTCTACGCGTTCAGCCAAAATGAAATGCATCAATTCGACTTGTTCAATCCTACGCAAGTCTTGGG GGTTCAACCATCCGTTATGCCAGAGTATCGCACTCCGGTCTCGTACGCCGATCCCTCTGAATCGTCCCAGTACCATTCTGCTTACGGTATTCAGTCATCTATGGAAGGAACCGACGGAATACCAGTCCCGACAATGTTCCGCATTGCCGATCCTTTCTTCTACGCTCCTTTGTCGTCGCTCGTTTCTAGCCTTGTCTCCAACTATGTGTCTCCACCAGTAACCAA TACTGAACTTGCGTACACTTACACTACCACAGTGACCCAAAGTGTCTTTACGGCTACGGCATCCTACCAATTAACTTCGATTCCTTGTCTCCCTGTCCAAATGAATGTTTGTCCTGCAGCTCCTATTCCCGCAGTGGGTGTTTCTGATCCTCTGCtggctgctcctgctcctgtcCTCGCTAGTCCTGTGGCGGCTCCTCCTGTGCTAGCCGCTGCTCCTGCCGCTTCTACGGTCGATTCCACTACGGTCGATTCCACTACGGCCGCTGCTACTACGGCCGCTGCTACTACGGCCGCTGCTACTACGGCCGCTGCTACTACGGCCGCTGCTACTACGGCCGCTGCTACTACGGCCGCTGCTACTACGGCCGCTGCTACTACGGCCGCTGCTACTACGGCCGCTGCTACTACGGCCGCTGCTACTACGGCCGCTGCTACTACGGCCGCTGCTACTACGGCCGCTGCTACTACGGCCGCTGCTACTACGGCCGCTGCTACTACGGCCGCTGCTACTACGGCCGCTGCTACTACGGCCGCTACTACTACGGCAGCCCCTACTACTCCAGCCCCTACTACTCCAACCCCTACTACAGCAGCCCCTACAACAGCAGCCCCTACAACGGCCACACCTGCTACAGCCGAACCTACTACAGCCGCCCCTACTACAGCGGAACCTTCAACATCAGCCCCTACAACGGCCGCCCCTATAACTGCTCCTTAA
- the LOC124326231 gene encoding salivary glue protein Sgs-3-like isoform X2 codes for MSRSVNLLLVLIVTLSAVQSYVVRENGDAKMFRENRALTTTVTITAATASTTTISTKLTCAILVAPVATTACRRKRQYWGIPLFYAFSQNEMHQFDLFNPTQVLGVQPSVMPEYRTPVSYADPSESSQYHSAYGIQSSMEGTDGIPVPTMFRIADPFFYAPLSSLVSSLVSNYVSPPVTNTELAYTYTTTVTQSVFTATASYQLTSIPCLPVQMNVCPAAPIPAVGVSDPLLAAPAPVLASPVAAPPVLAAAPAASTVDSTTVDSTTAAATTAAATTAAATTAAATTAAATTAAATTAAATTAAATTAAATTAAATTAAATTAAATTAAATTAAATTAAATTAAATTAAATTAAATTAATTTAAPTTPAPTTPTPTTAAPTTAAPTTAAPTTAAPITAP; via the exons ATGAGCCGCTCAGTCAACTTGTTGCTTGTGTTGATCGTCACCCTGTCGGCCGTCCAATCTTACGTCGTCCGTGAAAATGGTGACGCCAAAATGTTTCGCGAAAATCGAGCACTCACCACAACCGTCACCATCACAGCTGCCACTGCTTCGACTACGACGATTTC aACGAAACTCACCTGCGCCATCCTAGTTGCACCTGTGGCTACCACCGCCTGCCGTCGCAAAAGGCAATACTGGGGTATCCCGTTATTCTACGCGTTCAGCCAAAATGAAATGCATCAATTCGACTTGTTCAATCCTACGCAAGTCTTGGG GGTTCAACCATCCGTTATGCCAGAGTATCGCACTCCGGTCTCGTACGCCGATCCCTCTGAATCGTCCCAGTACCATTCTGCTTACGGTATTCAGTCATCTATGGAAGGAACCGACGGAATACCAGTCCCGACAATGTTCCGCATTGCCGATCCTTTCTTCTACGCTCCTTTGTCGTCGCTCGTTTCTAGCCTTGTCTCCAACTATGTGTCTCCACCAGTAACCAA TACTGAACTTGCGTACACTTACACTACCACAGTGACCCAAAGTGTCTTTACGGCTACGGCATCCTACCAATTAACTTCGATTCCTTGTCTCCCTGTCCAAATGAATGTTTGTCCTGCAGCTCCTATTCCCGCAGTGGGTGTTTCTGATCCTCTGCtggctgctcctgctcctgtcCTCGCTAGTCCTGTGGCGGCTCCTCCTGTGCTAGCCGCTGCTCCTGCCGCTTCTACGGTCGATTCCACTACGGTCGATTCCACTACGGCCGCTGCTACTACGGCCGCTGCTACTACGGCCGCTGCTACTACGGCCGCTGCTACTACGGCCGCTGCTACTACGGCCGCTGCTACTACGGCCGCTGCTACTACGGCCGCTGCTACTACGGCCGCTGCTACTACGGCCGCTGCTACTACGGCCGCTGCTACTACGGCCGCTGCTACTACGGCCGCTGCTACTACGGCCGCTGCTACTACGGCCGCTGCTACTACGGCCGCTGCTACTACGGCCGCTGCTACTACGGCCGCTGCTACTACGGCCGCTACTACTACGGCAGCCCCTACTACTCCAGCCCCTACTACTCCAACCCCTACTACAGCAGCCCCTACAACAGCAGCCCCTACAACGGCC GCCCCTACAACGGCCGCCCCTATAACTGCTCCTTAA